From Skermanella sp. TT6, a single genomic window includes:
- a CDS encoding 3-keto-5-aminohexanoate cleavage protein, translating to MANSTEINRRVVITCAVTGAGDTVGKHPAIPVTPEQIAAAAVEAASAGAAVAHIHVRDPGTGKPSRDPALYREVMERIRASGTDVIVNLTAGMGGDLAIGPDHDPARFGPGTDLVGAGARAAHVAELLPEICTLDCGSLNFGDGSLVYVSTPDMLRRQAAIIQRLGVKPELEIFDTGNLWFAKRMLAEGLLDAPPLFQFCMGIPWGLPPEPRMMLALRDMLPAGSVWAGFGIGRMQMPMAAQAVLLGGNVRVGLEDNLYLDRGVHASNGSLVDRAVTIVEALGSQVAGPAEAREILGLPAPRG from the coding sequence ATGGCCAATTCGACAGAGATCAACCGCCGGGTCGTCATCACCTGCGCCGTGACCGGCGCCGGCGATACGGTCGGCAAACATCCCGCCATCCCGGTCACCCCGGAGCAGATCGCGGCCGCGGCGGTCGAGGCCGCATCGGCAGGCGCCGCGGTCGCCCACATCCATGTCCGCGATCCCGGAACCGGCAAGCCGAGCCGCGACCCGGCCCTGTACCGAGAGGTCATGGAGCGGATCCGGGCCAGCGGAACCGACGTGATCGTCAACCTGACCGCCGGCATGGGCGGCGACCTGGCGATCGGCCCGGACCATGACCCGGCGCGGTTCGGTCCCGGCACCGACCTGGTCGGTGCCGGGGCGCGGGCGGCCCATGTGGCCGAACTGCTGCCCGAGATCTGCACGCTGGACTGCGGCTCGCTCAACTTCGGCGACGGCTCGCTGGTCTATGTCTCGACGCCGGACATGCTGCGCCGACAGGCCGCGATCATCCAGCGCCTGGGCGTCAAGCCGGAGCTGGAGATCTTCGATACCGGGAACCTGTGGTTCGCCAAGCGGATGCTGGCCGAGGGGCTGCTCGACGCGCCGCCGCTGTTCCAGTTCTGCATGGGCATTCCGTGGGGTCTTCCGCCCGAACCGAGGATGATGCTGGCGCTCCGCGACATGCTGCCGGCCGGCAGCGTCTGGGCAGGCTTCGGCATCGGCAGGATGCAGATGCCGATGGCCGCCCAGGCCGTCCTGCTCGGCGGCAACGTCCGCGTCGGGCTGGAAGACAACCTCTACCTGGACCGCGGAGTCCATGCCAGCAACGGCAGCCTGGTCGACCGTGCCGTGACGATCGTCGAGGCGCTGGGCTCGCAGGTGGCCGGCCCGGCCGAAGCCCGCGAGATCCTGGGGCTTCCCGCCCCCCGCGGTTAA
- a CDS encoding gluconate:H+ symporter, with product MSGTYLILVAAAGISALLYLVIRVRLHAFVTLLLVSLMVGVAAGMPLGDVIKSVERGMGGTLGFVAVVVGLGAMFGQMLEVSGGAERLARTLVRRFGDDKVQWALGLTGFIVSIPVFLDVAIVILVPILYRLARDSGRPLLYYGIPLVAGGAVTHAFIPPTPGPIAVADLLGADLGWVILYGAICGLPAMILAGPVWGSYISKRITKGVPDYVILKDIDESRELPSFGQVLAIILTPLLLILISTTSAILLEEGNALRSFLGFIGHPYSALLIATLVAMVVLGSRRGYGKEEIQDIVNKALEPAGIIILVTGAGGVFKQVLIDSGVGQVLGDMMSASGLPYLVLAFVVAALIRVAQGSATVAMVTAAGLIGPILQQNNVEGPQLALATIAIAAGGTILSHVNDSGFWLVNRFFGLTEKETLQSWTVAVTIVSLVGFAMVLLLGAIIG from the coding sequence ATGTCGGGAACTTATCTGATCCTGGTCGCGGCGGCCGGTATCTCCGCACTGCTTTATCTGGTCATCAGGGTAAGGCTTCACGCGTTCGTCACGCTGCTGCTGGTCAGCCTCATGGTCGGCGTCGCGGCAGGGATGCCCCTCGGCGACGTGATCAAGTCGGTCGAACGCGGCATGGGCGGCACGCTCGGCTTCGTCGCGGTGGTGGTCGGCCTCGGCGCCATGTTCGGGCAGATGCTCGAAGTGTCCGGCGGCGCCGAACGGCTGGCCCGTACGCTGGTGCGGCGCTTCGGCGACGACAAGGTCCAGTGGGCGCTCGGCCTGACCGGCTTCATCGTCTCGATCCCGGTGTTCCTGGACGTGGCGATCGTCATCCTCGTGCCGATCCTGTACAGGCTGGCCCGCGACAGCGGCCGCCCGCTGCTCTATTACGGAATTCCGCTGGTGGCCGGCGGCGCCGTGACCCACGCCTTCATCCCGCCGACGCCCGGCCCGATCGCGGTGGCGGACCTTCTGGGCGCCGACCTGGGATGGGTGATCCTTTACGGCGCGATCTGCGGCCTGCCCGCCATGATCCTGGCCGGACCGGTCTGGGGCAGCTACATCTCCAAGCGGATCACCAAGGGCGTGCCCGACTACGTCATCCTGAAGGACATCGACGAGAGCCGCGAGCTGCCCAGCTTCGGCCAGGTGCTGGCGATCATCCTGACGCCGCTGCTCCTGATCCTGATCAGCACCACCTCGGCCATCCTGCTGGAGGAAGGGAACGCCCTGCGCTCGTTCCTGGGATTCATCGGCCATCCCTATTCGGCGCTGCTCATCGCGACCCTGGTGGCGATGGTGGTGCTCGGCTCCCGCCGCGGCTACGGCAAGGAGGAGATCCAGGACATCGTCAACAAGGCGCTGGAACCGGCGGGCATCATCATCCTGGTGACGGGTGCCGGCGGCGTGTTCAAGCAGGTCCTGATCGACAGCGGCGTCGGCCAGGTGCTCGGCGACATGATGTCGGCGTCCGGCCTCCCCTATCTGGTCCTGGCCTTCGTGGTGGCCGCGCTGATCCGGGTCGCCCAGGGCTCCGCGACGGTCGCCATGGTGACGGCGGCCGGCCTCATCGGGCCGATCCTGCAGCAGAACAACGTCGAGGGACCGCAGCTCGCGCTCGCCACCATCGCCATCGCGGCGGGCGGCACGATCCTCAGCCACGTCAACGACAGCGGCTTCTGGCTGGTCAACCGCTTCTTCGGCCTGACCGAGAAGGAAACCCTCCAGTCCTGGACGGTCGCGGTCACCATCGTGTCGCTGGTCGGCTTCGCCATGGTCCTGCTGCTCGGCGCCATCATCGGGTGA
- a CDS encoding Ada metal-binding domain-containing protein, whose product MPAPDANAALPRDPEADLRWASLLARDRSADGTFVYAVRTTGVFCRPSCPSRRPKQENVVFFASGTEAEAAGYRACLRCRPPAMAGHAPPGG is encoded by the coding sequence ATGCCCGCTCCCGACGCCAACGCAGCCTTGCCCCGCGACCCGGAAGCCGACTTGCGGTGGGCCAGCCTGCTCGCGCGCGACAGGTCCGCCGACGGCACCTTCGTCTATGCCGTGAGGACGACGGGCGTTTTCTGCCGCCCCTCCTGCCCGTCACGCCGGCCGAAGCAGGAGAACGTCGTGTTCTTCGCGAGCGGAACCGAAGCGGAAGCGGCTGGATACCGAGCCTGCCTCCGCTGCCGCCCGCCGGCGATGGCAGGCCACGCTCCGCCGGGTGGCTGA
- a CDS encoding calcium-binding protein, whose protein sequence is MRKDGTNGPDVLVGTPKDDVLNGLAGNDIIRGLAGSDVLNGGSGRDDLRGGAGNDVLRGGAGRDSLYGGSGADRLFGGAGNDYLDGGTGADKLHGGDGNDILVWNTGPVELRDQFVPGPELDGGAGRDTLRVNSEVLHYIDDFEGGWDGPFRGEVGILAEEGTLSLLVGNSTPEDAPYIFAPVDGIERFEISSLGRVVIETRGEQEIDYTVLATRHDDFLVGGSGRQVLFGRNGDDVIGGGDGDDELYGGAGKDWISGGAGVDWMVGGSGDDVFSDYLPDMLGETISRFEGAGRAGGDTLELQLPATPDRIKVTEGAGFTTFDFLDDDTDAVLTVDASGLVFGLDYFFV, encoded by the coding sequence ATGCGGAAGGATGGAACGAACGGTCCGGACGTTCTGGTTGGAACGCCGAAGGACGACGTACTCAACGGACTGGCAGGCAACGACATCATCAGGGGGCTGGCCGGATCGGACGTGCTGAACGGGGGGAGCGGCAGGGACGATCTCCGGGGGGGCGCCGGCAACGATGTCCTTCGGGGAGGGGCAGGCCGCGACAGCCTTTACGGGGGGAGCGGAGCCGACAGGCTCTTCGGCGGGGCCGGCAACGATTATCTCGACGGCGGTACCGGTGCCGACAAACTCCACGGGGGGGATGGAAACGACATCCTGGTATGGAATACCGGACCGGTCGAACTGCGGGACCAGTTCGTTCCCGGTCCCGAACTGGACGGCGGCGCCGGCCGGGACACGCTGCGCGTCAACAGCGAGGTGCTCCATTACATCGATGATTTCGAGGGGGGATGGGACGGCCCGTTCCGGGGCGAGGTCGGAATCCTGGCAGAGGAGGGGACTCTGAGCCTGCTGGTCGGCAATTCCACGCCGGAGGATGCGCCGTACATCTTCGCCCCCGTCGACGGCATCGAGCGTTTCGAGATTTCCAGCCTGGGGCGGGTCGTCATCGAGACGCGGGGCGAGCAGGAGATCGATTACACCGTCCTCGCGACCCGGCACGACGACTTCCTGGTCGGAGGATCCGGCCGACAGGTGCTATTCGGCAGGAACGGCGACGACGTCATCGGCGGCGGCGACGGTGACGACGAACTCTATGGCGGGGCCGGGAAGGATTGGATCAGCGGCGGCGCCGGCGTGGACTGGATGGTCGGAGGATCCGGCGACGACGTGTTCAGCGACTATCTGCCCGATATGCTGGGGGAGACGATCTCCCGGTTCGAAGGGGCGGGCAGGGCGGGCGGAGACACGCTCGAACTGCAGCTGCCCGCCACTCCGGACAGGATCAAGGTCACGGAAGGCGCCGGCTTCACGACCTTCGACTTCCTGGACGACGATACCGACGCGGTGCTGACGGTGGACGCGTCCGGCCTCGTGTTCGGGCTGGATTACTTCTTCGTCTGA
- a CDS encoding iron transporter translates to MTANPHRERPSDEANSKQLAIARREGAAYQEGLRVMATEVADTGGTQQAGDYIVGFAQERAEGMYHLRGEGKLEWMEPEDENCHLEVSVSDAGDGRFIPYLTIYATLTKDSGEVVGPTRMPFVWHPGLYHYGANLKVPGDGTYDLAVKIEPPDFMRHDEVNGKRYAETVEVSFPRVRITTGRE, encoded by the coding sequence ATGACCGCGAACCCTCACCGCGAACGCCCCAGCGACGAGGCCAACAGCAAGCAGCTCGCCATCGCCCGGCGCGAGGGAGCCGCATACCAGGAAGGCCTGCGCGTCATGGCGACCGAGGTCGCCGACACCGGCGGCACCCAGCAGGCCGGCGACTACATCGTGGGCTTCGCCCAGGAACGCGCCGAGGGCATGTACCACCTGCGCGGCGAGGGCAAGCTGGAATGGATGGAGCCGGAGGATGAGAACTGCCACCTGGAAGTCTCCGTCTCCGACGCGGGTGACGGACGCTTCATTCCCTATCTGACGATCTACGCGACCCTCACCAAGGACAGCGGCGAGGTGGTCGGGCCGACCCGGATGCCGTTCGTCTGGCACCCGGGCCTGTATCACTACGGCGCCAACCTCAAGGTGCCGGGAGACGGTACCTACGACCTCGCCGTCAAGATCGAACCGCCCGACTTCATGCGGCACGACGAAGTCAACGGTAAGCGCTATGCCGAAACCGTCGAGGTTTCCTTCCCCCGGGTGCGGATCACGACCGGACGCGAGTAG
- a CDS encoding SDR family oxidoreductase: MDPNDTTSSPSRRAVLGGMGAGMAAAAAMPGISPAAAQQAGGAAAVPPQAAKRNPLTQYPKPPFPQQQQEPPGLASKMEPRPDHGEKSYRGAGKLIGRKALVTGGDSGIGRAAAIAFAREGADVAINYLPVEEPDAREVVQLIEAEGRKAVAIPGDVRDEGFCGQLVARAVEGLGGLDILVNNAAQQASRQSILDITTEQFDSTFKTNVYAMFWITKAALPHLAEGATIINTSSIQAYEPSANLLDYAQTKACIVSFTKAMAKQLVQKGIRVNAVAPGPFWTPLQPSGGQPPDKITTFGEDSPFGRPGQPAELGPTYVLLASQESSFVTGEVYGATGGNPTP, encoded by the coding sequence ATGGATCCGAACGACACCACCAGTTCGCCGTCCCGTCGCGCCGTCCTCGGCGGAATGGGCGCAGGGATGGCCGCCGCAGCCGCTATGCCGGGAATATCCCCGGCGGCCGCGCAGCAGGCCGGGGGCGCCGCCGCCGTTCCGCCGCAGGCAGCCAAGCGGAACCCGCTGACCCAGTATCCGAAACCGCCATTTCCTCAGCAGCAGCAGGAGCCGCCGGGGCTCGCCTCGAAGATGGAGCCGCGGCCCGACCATGGCGAGAAGAGCTACAGGGGTGCCGGCAAGCTGATCGGCCGCAAGGCGCTGGTCACCGGCGGCGACAGCGGCATCGGCCGCGCCGCGGCCATCGCGTTCGCCCGCGAGGGGGCCGACGTCGCGATCAACTACCTTCCCGTGGAGGAGCCGGACGCCCGCGAGGTCGTGCAACTGATCGAGGCGGAAGGCCGGAAGGCGGTCGCGATCCCCGGCGACGTCCGGGACGAGGGCTTCTGCGGCCAACTCGTCGCCAGGGCCGTCGAGGGGCTCGGCGGGCTGGACATCCTGGTGAACAACGCGGCCCAGCAGGCGTCGCGGCAGTCGATCCTGGACATCACCACCGAGCAGTTCGATTCGACGTTCAAGACCAACGTCTACGCGATGTTCTGGATCACCAAGGCGGCCCTGCCGCACCTCGCCGAGGGAGCGACGATCATCAACACGTCGTCGATCCAGGCTTACGAGCCCTCGGCGAACCTGCTCGATTATGCCCAGACCAAGGCCTGCATCGTCTCCTTCACCAAGGCCATGGCGAAGCAGCTCGTCCAGAAGGGGATCCGGGTGAACGCGGTGGCGCCCGGCCCGTTCTGGACGCCGCTCCAGCCGAGCGGCGGGCAGCCGCCGGACAAGATCACGACTTTCGGGGAGGATTCACCGTTCGGCCGGCCCGGACAGCCCGCGGAACTGGGACCGACCTATGTCCTGCTCGCCTCCCAGGAGTCCAGCTTCGTCACCGGCGAGGTGTACGGCGCGACCGGCGGCAACCCGACCCCGTAG